A stretch of the Vigna radiata var. radiata cultivar VC1973A chromosome 7, Vradiata_ver6, whole genome shotgun sequence genome encodes the following:
- the LOC106769282 gene encoding ubiquitin-like-specific protease ESD4 isoform X1 has product MAVVTSNGKRRQHWLSVGHHLPSPNSKRLRLSATSDNHAHSVLSSSSIVSRISKYPEAKPLVRREVHAPCRPRKFDFPTFNRMKSSLNASGSYYDRKDEIVNDVGNTLNENYERAKNSALASIRFGEKGKEVIEVDDGSPKGMVSEDSGVEEVHFREDGRDVRSVVTEHKWQEGDLVVTEVKDMKAKDVRGGPQQQSTSSVVSELTNGDLNVVNAVKMFGTLSLTPERDVSDVHAYRKLLEAVDKRSDTLKRLSAEIKLNEKRRSTFELLRPKKELVQEVPFEPFIPLTEEEEVEVTRAFSANRRKILVAHEKSCIEVSGEKFQCLRPGAWLNDEVINLYLELLKERERREPQKFLKCHFFNTFFYKKLISGKNGYDFKSVRRWTSQKKLGYGLHECDKIFVPIHKEIHWCLAVINKKEKKFQYLDSLKGVDTHVMKVLASYIVDEVKDKTGKDMDISSWEKEFVEDLPEQQNGYDCGVFMIKYADFYSRNSGLCFNQEHMSYFRRRTAKEILRLRAD; this is encoded by the exons ATGGCCGTCGTAACTAGCAACGGCAAGCGCCGCCAGCATTGGCTCTCCGTGGGTCACCACCTTCCATCTCCCAATTCCAAAAGGCTCAGACTGTCGGCAACATCCGACAACCACGCGCACTCTGTGTTATCCTCGAGTAGTATCGTTTCCAGAATTTCCAAATATCCTGAAGCCAAGCCACTGGTGCGTAGGGAGGTTCACGCACCGTGTAGACCCCGTAAGTTTGACTTTCCTACCTTTAATAGAATGAAATCGAGTTTGAATGCCAGTGGTAGTTATTATGATCGCAAGGACGAGATTGTTAATGATGTGGGCAACACGCTGAATGAAAATTACGAAAGGGCGAAGAATTCAGCGTTAGCTAGCATTAGGTTTGGGGAAAAGGGTAAGGAGGTGATAGAAGTGGATGATGGTAGTCCCAAGGGCATGGTTTCCGAAGATTCAGGTGTGGAGGAAGTTCATTTTAGGGAAGATGGACGGGATGTGCGCTCTGTGGTGACGGAGCACAAGTGGCAAGAGGGTGATTTGGTTGTGACTGAAGTGAAGGATATGAAAGCTAAGGATGTGCGTGGCGGTCCTCAGCAGCAGTCAACTTCATCTGTGGTTTCGGAATTGACTAACGGCGATTTGAATGTTGTTAATGCTGTGAAGATGTTCGGCACTCTGTCTTTAACTCCCGAACGTGATGTTTCGGATGTTCATGCCTACAGGAAGTTGCTTGAGGCTGTTGACAAGCGCTCGGATACGCTTAAGAGGCTGTCGGCTGAAATTAAGCTTAATGAGAAGCGTAGGTCCACATTTGAATTGTTGCGCCCGAAGAAGGAACTAGTACAG GAAGTGCCCTTTGAACCTTTTATTCCTCTTACTGAAGAGGAAGAAGTTGAGGTCACACGTGCCTTTTCTGCCAACAg GAGGAAGATCTTGGTTGCCCATGAGAAATCTTGCATTGAGGTCTCAGGAGAAAAATTTCAATGCCTTAGACCGGGTGCATGGTTAAATGACGAG GTAATAAATTTGTACCTTGAATTGCTAAAAGAAAGGGAGAGAAGAGAGCCCCAGAAGTTTCTGAAGTGTCAttttttcaatacttttttCTACAAGAAG TTAATAAGTGGCAAGAATGGTTATGATTTCAAATCTGTGAGGAGATGGACCAGCCAAAAGAAACTGGGATATGGTCTACATGAATGTGATAAA ATTTTTGTTCCTATCCATAAAGAGATCCATTGGTGTTTGGCCGTTATCaataagaaagagaagaaatttcAGTACTTGGATTCACTGAAAGGAGTAGATACCCATGTGATGAAAGTTCTG GCTAGCTATATTGTAGATGAAGTAAAGGACAAGACTGGAAAAGATATGGATATAAGTTCTTGGGAAAAAGAATTTGTTGAAGACCTTCCTGAGCAGCAGAATGG GTATGATTGTGGGGTTTTTATGATCAAATACGCTGACTTCTATAGCAGAAACTCGGGGCTGTGTTTCAACCAG GAACACATGTCGTACTTCCGGCGCAGAACAGCTAAAGAAATCTTGAGATTAAGAGCTGACTGA
- the LOC106768834 gene encoding uncharacterized protein LOC106768834 — translation MEEPQYREHPKTKIAAIPPPQHSDGASAELRGVDCNLASLCEHVQIEGFNSGSFSDIVVNAMGSTYHLHRLILSRSSYFRNMLHGPWKEASAPVVTLHVDDKNVNDEAIAMALAYLYGHHPKLNDNNAFRVLAAASFLDLQDLCGICTDFIISELWTSNFLAYQVFAENQDYGIHGERVRTACWGYLCQSGGMELKEVLPKLSSQTLHALLTSNDLWIPNEEKRFELALHTFLAKGAHCKVEHPSHGISDSESATGIHADSINSKGKSIIDGCTTKRLETDLGKMNLKSDLKDPSTSSVLVELADPVADFNDSVSVSNEQVQQTSYVRTPNLNPRYSGDMEGPSLGNSLPDTDVMRTSCYVDMSLGAEATAMAAPGVVLEGPSEEGPCYQLEDNSWFVRDPSRHCFSSNSCNELTSSDWGRYGTPLFSWNGQVVGRRQLKAHPRANYRGHGDEYDAFFNIFEGGSLLYCNMSFDALLNVRKQLEELGFPCKAVNDGLWLQMLLSQRVQEIAADTCKVCSLMNCTCQKQFAFSHGASTSGSYMQEHNQNIMPGSVGNIYVAESSAGERNGLFRPVRVHVRGAIDGLAGIGRGTNFVPASASHPTRFVFSRVPLGVGNRNHPQSAANDDSDTRADPNGDLSGDGLTAVVGLSLGGSNGTNVHTELTQRAYEIGMQSSMSGSNAGDASTGGIPMQMLETPEHTIGIEWDNVNSASISLDMKTPLSHFPPFRFGVRFEDVHRLGDGQVKHSTEVFYAGSLWKVSVQAFNDEDPQGRRTLGLFLHRRKAEITDIHRKVHMYVDSREKVTARYQLSVPSKREMMVFGSFKQTGTLLPKYPKGWGWRTALLFDELADLLQNGALRVIAVVQLV, via the exons ATGGAGGAGCCTCAGTATCGGGAGCAtccaaaaaccaaaatcgcAGCCATTCCGCCGCCGCAGCACTCCGATGGGGCATCGGCGGAGTTGCGCGGCGTCGATTGCAACCTCGCTTCCCTCTGCGAGCATGTCCAAATCGAAGGCTTCAATTCGGGTTCCTTCTCCGACATCGTCGTCAATGCAATGGGTTCCACTTATCACCTTCATCGGCTTATCCTCTCGCGCAGTTCCTATTTCAG GAACATGCTTCACGGGCCTTGGAAAGAAGCCAGTGCTCCTGTTGTGACTCTGCATGTCGATGATAAGAATGTTAATGATGAGGCAATTGCAATGGCTTTGGCGTACCTATACGGGCACCACCCTAAGCTTAATGATAATAATGCATTTCGTGTTCTTGCTGCTGCATCCTTTCTCGACCTTCAG GATTTGTGTGGAATTTGTACAGATTTCATTATATCTGAGCTGTGGACTTCAAACTTCTTGGCTTATCAG GTGTTTGCGGAGAACCAAGACTATGGCATTCATGGGGAGCGTGTTAGAACTGCTTGCTGGGGTTACCTTTGTCAAAGTGGTGGCATGGAATTGAAAGAG GTGCTTCCTAAACTTTCATCGCAAACATTACATGCATTATTGACTTCTAATGATCTATGGATACCCAATGAAGAGAAACG gTTTGAATTGGCTTTGCACACATTCCTGGCAAAAGGTGCTCATTGCAAGGTTGAACATCCTTCGCATGGAATTTCTGATTCTGAGTCTGCTACTGGTATTCATGCTGATTCTATTAACAGCAAAGGAAAAAGTATAATTGATGGCTGCACTACTAAGAGGTTGGAAACTGACCTTGGGAAAATGAATCTTAAAAGTGATCTAAAGGACCCAAGCACTTCAAGCGTTCTAGTTGAGCTTGCAGATCCAGTGGCAGACTTCAACGATAGTGTTTCTGTTTCCAATGAACAGGTTCAACAAACTTCATATGTCCGTACACCAAACCTGAATCCAAGATATTCTGGTGACATGGAAGGACCATCATTGGGTAATTCGTTGCCTGATACAGACGTGATGAGAACATCATGCTATGTGGACATGTCTCTTGGTGCTGAAGCTACTGCCATGGCAGCCCCTGGAGTGGTTCTTGAAGGGCCGTCAGAAGAAGGACCTTGCTACCAGTTGGAGGACAACAGTTGGTTTGTTAGGGATCCATCGAGACATTGTTTTTCATCAAATTCTTGTAATGAGCTCACGTCCAGTGATTGGGGAAGATATGGAACACCGTTGTTTTCATGGAATGGCCAAGTTGTTGGCAGAAGACAGCTTAAAGCTCACCCCAGAGCAAACTACAGAGGTCATGGAGATGAATATGATgcatttttcaatatatttgaaGGGGGATCCCTTTTATATTGCAATATGTCTTTTGATGCGCTTCTAAATGTCAGAAAGCAACTTGAAGAATTAGGTTTCCCTTGCAAAGCTGTAAATGATGGTCTTTGGCTTCAG ATGCTTCTTAGTCAGAGAGTACAGGAAATTGCCGCTGATACCTGCAAAGTTTGCTCCCTCATGAATTGTACTTGTCAAAAGCAATTTGCATTTTCACATGGAGCTTCTACATCTGGATCTTACATGCAAGAACATAATCAGAACATTATGCCTGGCAGTGTGGGAAATATATATGTTGCTGAATCTTCTGCAGGTGAAAGAAATGGCCTTTTTAGACCTGTACGAGTGCATGTTAGAGGTGCTATTGATGGGCTTGCAGGTATTGGCCGTGGAACTAATTTTGTTCCGGCATCTGCTTCTCATCCTACACGTTTCGTCTTTTCTCGTGTACCATTAGGTGTTGGCAACAGAAACCATCCACAGTCTGCAGCCAATGATGATTCAGATACACGTGCTGACCCAAATGGAGACCTTTCTGGAGATGGATTGACAGCTGTAGTTGGGTTAAGCCTGGGAGGGAGTAATGGAACAAATGTGCATACAGAGCTAACACAGAGGGCATATGAAATAGGCATGCAAAGCAGCATGTCTGGAAGTAATGCTGGAGATGCAAGTACTGGTGGTATCCCCATGCAGATGTTAGAGACACCAGAACATACCATTGGTATAGAATGGGACAATGTCAACAGTGCTTCCATATCACTGGATATGAAAACACCTTTAAGCCATTTTCCCCCTTTTCGCTTTGG TGTACGTTTTGAGGATGTGCATAGGCTTGGTGATGGTCAGGTCAAGCATTCTACAGAAGTTTTCTACGCTGGTTCTTTGTGGAAG GTCAGTGTACAAGCTTTTAATGATGAAGACCCCCAGGGACGGCGAACCCTTG GGCTGTTTCTTCATCGTCGAAAAGCAGAGATAACCGATATACATAGAAAG GTGCACATGTATGTTGACTCACGTGAAAAGGTGACTGCACGCTACCAG TTGTCTGTCCCATCCAAGAGGGAAATGATGGTGTTTGGAAGCTTTAAACAAACAGGCACACTTCTACCTAAATATCCCAAGGGATGGGGTTGGCGAACTGCTCTGCTATTTGATGAGCTTGCTGATCTTCTCCAAAACGGTGCCCTAAGGGTAATTGCTGTAGTGCAGCTTGTATGA
- the LOC106766536 gene encoding uncharacterized protein LOC106766536, whose protein sequence is MNLVNVAAVPGLPIVGNLLQLKEKKPYKAFARMAQKHGPIYSIRTRSSSIIVLNSTNLAKEAIVPGFRRFQQGSYQKPNPMNRFNKLHMYIPILNPRYSGDMEGPTLGNSMPDTVMRTSCYVNMPLGTEATAMAAPGVVIDLCVSSGNQSSFRTINVTIRSFSFEEYKH, encoded by the exons ATGAACCTGGTGAATGTTGCAGCTGTTCCTGGACTGCCCATCGTAGGGAATCTACTGCAGTTGAAGGAGAAGAAACCTTACAAGGCCTTCGCACGGATGGCTCAAAAACATGGACCCATCTATTCCATCAGAACCCGTTCTTCCAGTATCATTGTTCTCAACTCCACCAATCTTGCCAAGGAG GCCATTGTGCCAGGTTTTCGTAGATTTCAACAAGGAAGCTATCAAAAGCCAAATCCGATGAACAGGTTCAACAAGCTTCATATGTATATACCAATCCTGAATCCAAGATATTCTGGTGACATGGAAGGACCAACATTGGGTAATTCGATGCCTGATACTGTGATGAGAACATCATGCTATGTGAACATGCCTCTTGGTACTGAAGCTACTGCTATGGCAGCCCCTGGAGTAGTTATAGATTTATGTGTATCATCTGGCAACCAATCAAGCTTTAGAACAATCAATGTTACCATTaggtctttttcttttgaagagtATAAACATTGA
- the LOC106769282 gene encoding ubiquitin-like-specific protease ESD4 isoform X2 has translation MAVVTSNGKRRQHWLSVGHHLPSPNSKRLRLSATSDNHAHSVLSSSSIVSRISKYPEAKPLVRREVHAPCRPRKFDFPTFNRMKSSLNASGSYYDRKDEIVNDVGNTLNENYERAKNSALASIRFGEKGKEVIEVDDGSPKGMVSEDSGVEEVHFREDGRDVRSVVTEHKWQEGDLVVTEVKDMKAKDVRGGPQQQSTSSVVSELTNGDLNVVNAVKMFGTLSLTPERDVSDVHAYRKLLEAVDKRSDTLKRLSAEIKLNEKRRSTFELLRPKKELVQEVPFEPFIPLTEEEEVEVTRAFSANRRKILVAHEKSCIEVSGEKFQCLRPGAWLNDELISGKNGYDFKSVRRWTSQKKLGYGLHECDKIFVPIHKEIHWCLAVINKKEKKFQYLDSLKGVDTHVMKVLASYIVDEVKDKTGKDMDISSWEKEFVEDLPEQQNGYDCGVFMIKYADFYSRNSGLCFNQEHMSYFRRRTAKEILRLRAD, from the exons ATGGCCGTCGTAACTAGCAACGGCAAGCGCCGCCAGCATTGGCTCTCCGTGGGTCACCACCTTCCATCTCCCAATTCCAAAAGGCTCAGACTGTCGGCAACATCCGACAACCACGCGCACTCTGTGTTATCCTCGAGTAGTATCGTTTCCAGAATTTCCAAATATCCTGAAGCCAAGCCACTGGTGCGTAGGGAGGTTCACGCACCGTGTAGACCCCGTAAGTTTGACTTTCCTACCTTTAATAGAATGAAATCGAGTTTGAATGCCAGTGGTAGTTATTATGATCGCAAGGACGAGATTGTTAATGATGTGGGCAACACGCTGAATGAAAATTACGAAAGGGCGAAGAATTCAGCGTTAGCTAGCATTAGGTTTGGGGAAAAGGGTAAGGAGGTGATAGAAGTGGATGATGGTAGTCCCAAGGGCATGGTTTCCGAAGATTCAGGTGTGGAGGAAGTTCATTTTAGGGAAGATGGACGGGATGTGCGCTCTGTGGTGACGGAGCACAAGTGGCAAGAGGGTGATTTGGTTGTGACTGAAGTGAAGGATATGAAAGCTAAGGATGTGCGTGGCGGTCCTCAGCAGCAGTCAACTTCATCTGTGGTTTCGGAATTGACTAACGGCGATTTGAATGTTGTTAATGCTGTGAAGATGTTCGGCACTCTGTCTTTAACTCCCGAACGTGATGTTTCGGATGTTCATGCCTACAGGAAGTTGCTTGAGGCTGTTGACAAGCGCTCGGATACGCTTAAGAGGCTGTCGGCTGAAATTAAGCTTAATGAGAAGCGTAGGTCCACATTTGAATTGTTGCGCCCGAAGAAGGAACTAGTACAG GAAGTGCCCTTTGAACCTTTTATTCCTCTTACTGAAGAGGAAGAAGTTGAGGTCACACGTGCCTTTTCTGCCAACAg GAGGAAGATCTTGGTTGCCCATGAGAAATCTTGCATTGAGGTCTCAGGAGAAAAATTTCAATGCCTTAGACCGGGTGCATGGTTAAATGACGAG TTAATAAGTGGCAAGAATGGTTATGATTTCAAATCTGTGAGGAGATGGACCAGCCAAAAGAAACTGGGATATGGTCTACATGAATGTGATAAA ATTTTTGTTCCTATCCATAAAGAGATCCATTGGTGTTTGGCCGTTATCaataagaaagagaagaaatttcAGTACTTGGATTCACTGAAAGGAGTAGATACCCATGTGATGAAAGTTCTG GCTAGCTATATTGTAGATGAAGTAAAGGACAAGACTGGAAAAGATATGGATATAAGTTCTTGGGAAAAAGAATTTGTTGAAGACCTTCCTGAGCAGCAGAATGG GTATGATTGTGGGGTTTTTATGATCAAATACGCTGACTTCTATAGCAGAAACTCGGGGCTGTGTTTCAACCAG GAACACATGTCGTACTTCCGGCGCAGAACAGCTAAAGAAATCTTGAGATTAAGAGCTGACTGA
- the LOC106768803 gene encoding pentatricopeptide repeat-containing protein At1g73710, whose protein sequence is MFTASFSLKPSSSFSFSCSSSTTTLFPKLLFPPFSPLHPPPRVSPTLCTLHSNTLPLPSNKKKKKKKPYGGALPSLLRSLNAAADVAIALDSLPDAPSLSPKEITVILSELSSSSQRAARAFDWFRSQTWYTHNAIHYNVVLRALGRAQQWDQLRICWQDMAKNGVLPTNNTYSMLVDVYGKAGLVQEALLWIRHMRVRGFFPDEVTMCTAVKVLKDVGEFDRAHRFYKGWCDGSVELDDLDLDLESSFRGNASGRSTNGSASMSISFKQFLSTELFKIGGRVSASSDVAHSNLRNVPQKPRLSTTYNVLIDLYGKAGRLSDAAEVFEEMLKEGVAMDVWTFNTMIFICGSRGGLVEAEALLGMMDEKGVAPDTKTYNIFLSLYAEAGDVDAAVSCYRRVREAGLCPDVVTYRALLGMLCKKNMVQDVEDLIDEMERDSVGIDEHSLPGIVEMYVCEGDIDKVYQLLKKFHINREMSLKIRAAVMDVFAERGLCEEAENLFYGGRDLTLRKKDVLECNVMIKAYGKSRLYDKAVSLFKGMKNHGIWPNESTYNSLIQMLSGGDLVDQAIELMDEMQELGFKPPCQTFSAIIGCYARLGQLSDAKRVYGEMVRVGVRPNEVVYGSLINGHAEHGSLEEALKYFYMMEESGFSANLVVLTSLLKAYCKVGNLEGAKAIYERMKSMEGGLDLVACNSMIGLFADLGLVSEAKLAFENLREMGRADAVSYATIMYLYKAVGMMDKAIEIAEEMKLSGLLKDCVSYNKVLVCYAANGQFNECGKLLHEMISQKLLPNDGTFKVLFTILKKGGIPNEAVAQLESSYQEGKPYARQATFTALYSLVGMHTLALESARTFIESEVELDSSAYNVAIYAYGSAGDINKALNIYMKMRDKHLGPDLATYIYLVGCYGKAGMVEGVKRVYSQLEYGEIESSESLYKAIIEAYKICNRKDLAEVVSREMRFALNSEEHSEVGSEGQYDVRSEDEYEVGSEDEYEV, encoded by the coding sequence ATGTTCACAGCTTCATTCTCCCTTAAACCCTCTTCTTCCTTCTCGTTCTCCTGCTCCTCATCCACCACCACCCTTTTTCCCAAACTCCTCTTCCCACCTTTCTCCCCTCTCCACCCACCGCCACGTGTCTCTCCAACTCTCTGCACCCTCCACTCCAACACCCTCCCCCTCCcctcaaacaaaaaaaagaaaaagaaaaaaccataCGGCGGCGCTTTGCCCTCCCTCCTCCGATCCCTCAACGCCGCCGCGGATGTGGCCATCGCACTTGACTCCCTCCCTGACGCCCCCTCCCTCTCCCCCAAAGAAATTACCGTCATCCTCAGCGAACTGTCTTCCTCGTCGCAGCGCGCGGCCAGGGCCTTCGACTGGTTCAGGTCCCAAACGTGGTACACCCACAACGCCATTCACTACAACGTTGTTCTAAGAGCCCTCGGAAGGGCTCAGCAGTGGGACCAGCTCCGCATCTGCTGGCAAGACATGGCTAAAAATGGCGTCTTGCCCACCAATAACACCTACAGCATGCTCGTTGATGTGTATGGGAAGGCGGGTCTTGTCCAAGAAGCGCTTTTGTGGATTAGGCACATGAGGGTGAGAGGCTTTTTCCCTGATGAGGTTACTATGTGCACTGCTGTTAAGGTGTTGAAGGACGTGGGGGAGTTTGATAGGGCTCATAGGTTTTACAAGGGGTGGTGTGATGGGAGTGTTGAGTTGGATGATCTTGATTTGGATTTAGAGAGTTCTTTTCGTGGTAATGCTAGTGGTAGAAGTACTAATGGGTCTGCATCAATGTCAATTAGCTTCAAGCAGTTTCTCTCTACTGAGTTGTTTAAGATTGGTGGAAGAGTGTCCGCTTCTTCTGATGTGGCACATTCAAATTTGCGCAATGTGCCACAGAAGCCACGTCTCTCTACCACCTATAATGTGTTGATAGATTTGTATGGGAAGGCGGGGCGGTTAAGCGATGCAGCCGAGGTTTTTGAAGAAATGCTGAAGGAGGGTGTAGCCATGGATGTGTGGACTTTTAATACCATGATTTTTATTTGTGGGAGTCGTGGTGGTTTGGTGGAGGCGGAGGCTTTGCTTGGGATGATGGACGAGAAAGGGGTGGCGCCCGATACCAagacttataatatttttttgtctttgtatGCTGAGGCTGGGGATGTCGATGCTGCGGTTTCTTGTTATAGGAGAGTGCGGGAGGCTGGTTTGTGTCCTGATGTTGTGACTTACCGAGCTCTTCTTGGTATGTTATGCAAAAAGAATATGGTTCAGGATGTGGaagatttgattgatgaaaTGGAGAGGGATTCTGTGGGTATTGATGAGCATTCACTTCCGGGAATTGTGGAGATGTATGTTTGTGAGGGGGATATTGATAAAGTGTATCAGCTGCTGAAGAAGTTTCATATAAATAGGGAGATGTCCTTGAAAATTCGGGCGGCAGTTATGGATGTTTTTGCTGAGAGAGGACTCTGTGAGGAAGCAGAGAATTTGTTTTATGGAGGAAGGGACTTGACATTACGTAAAAAGGATGTTTTAGAGTGCAATGTCATGATCAAAGCGTATGGAAAATCAAGACTTTATGACAAGGCTGTGTCTCTCTTTAAGGGAATGAAAAATCACGGGATTTGGCCTAATGAAAGCACGTACAATTCccttattcaaatgttgtctgGTGGTGATTTAGTGGACCAAGCAATAGAACTTATGGATGAAATGCAGGAATTGGGGTTTAAGCCACCTTGTCAAACTTTTTCTGCTATTATTGGTTGTTATGCTCGCCTTGGTCAGCTTTCTGATGCCAAGCGTGTGTACGGGGAAATGGTAAGAGTTGGAGTAAGACCAAATGAGGTTGTGTATGGCTCTTTAATAAATGGACATGCAGAACATGGTAGTCTTGAAGAGGCACTTAAATACTTCTACATGATGGAAGAATCTGGATTTTCAGCTAATTTAGTTGTGTTAACATCCTTACTAAAGGCTTATTGTAAGGTTGGAAATTTGGAAGGAGCAAAAGCCATCTATGAGCGGATGAAGAGCATGGAAGGGGGTCTGGATTTAGTTGCATGTAATAGTATGATCGGCCTCTTTGCGGATCTTGGCTTGGTTTCTGAAGCCAAGTTggcttttgaaaatttgagagAAATGGGTCGGGCGGATGCAGTTTCCTATGCAACAATCATGTATCTTTATAAGGCCGTGGGCATGATGGACAAAGCCATCGAGATTGCAGAGGAGATGAAACTGTCGGGTTTACTGAAAGATTGTGTTTCATATAATAAGGTACTGGTGTGTTATGCCGCCAATGGGCAATTCAATGAATGTGGTAAATTACTACATGAGATGATATCTCAGAAGCTTTTGCCAAATGATGGAACTTTTAAAGTTTTGTTCACTATATTAAAGAAGGGAGGTATTCCCAATGAAGCAGTGGCACAGTTAGAGTCATCTTACCAGGAGGGGAAACCGTATGCTCGGCAAGCAACCTTCACTGCTTTGTACTCTTTAGTTGGTATGCATACTTTGGCACTTGAATCTGCTCGAACATTCATTGAATCTGAGGTTGAACTTGACTCCTCTGCCTATAATGTGGCAATCTATGCATATGGTTCAGCTGGAGATATCAACAAGGCCttgaatatatatatgaaaatgcGGGATAAGCACCTGGGACCTGACCTTGCAACGTATATATATCTGGTTGGTTGTTATGGAAAAGCTGGCATGGTTGAAGGTGTGAAACGGGTATATAGCCAATTAGAATATGGAGAGATTGAGTCAAGTGAGTCTTTGTACAAGGCTATTATAGAAGCCTATAAAATTTGCAATAGAAAGGATCTTGCCGAGGTAGTTAGCCGAGAAATGAGATTCGCATTAAACTCAGAAGAACATTCTGAAGTTGGAAGTGAAGGTCAATATGATGTTCGAAGCGAAGATGAATATGAAGTTGGAAGTGAAGATGAATATGAAGTTTGA